The following proteins are co-located in the Borrelia parkeri genome:
- a CDS encoding DUF261 family protein yields the protein MKITQNNPNLISAVRQWGCYFLSLHYYIEKYKKLQFSVLDINKNYHNFVKLGYIRSNCYILNPCAVLRRFDISTSVRWEGPAYRCLDGEFEISEVKIKNTPGYHFIATNEASVLYDSLMLKERGVEYEITSRRIFKKY from the coding sequence ATGAAAATAACGCAAAATAATCCGAATTTAATTTCAGCAGTACGTCAATGGGGATGTTACTTTTTATCTCTTCATTATTACATAGAAAAGTATAAAAAGTTGCAGTTTAGTGTTCTTGATATAAATAAGAATTATCATAACTTTGTTAAGTTAGGATATATAAGAAGTAATTGTTATATTCTAAACCCATGCGCTGTGCTTAGACGGTTTGATATTAGTACAAGTGTGAGGTGGGAAGGCCCTGCTTACAGATGTTTAGATGGAGAATTTGAGATAAGTGAAGTTAAGATTAAAAATACACCAGGATATCATTTTATAGCAACTAATGAGGCATCTGTGCTTTATGATTCACTGATGCTTAAAGAGCGGGGTGTTGAATATGAAATTACATCAAGGAGAATATTTAAGAAATATTGA